The following proteins come from a genomic window of Salvia hispanica cultivar TCC Black 2014 chromosome 4, UniMelb_Shisp_WGS_1.0, whole genome shotgun sequence:
- the LOC125218129 gene encoding alpha-1,3-arabinosyltransferase XAT3-like has protein sequence MEKSRRRLKLCSAAPLTASLIILFLILHFYGANIVSFYQWSTRSQFEDQNSFNSLIARLVRGEDRRKLQTTGYACDVTENSLVCVTNHGVRIKTNKDIIAYTENSGREASSMKPYALQKDKYLLQWITPVKILHGAKNPPACHYNHTVPAVIFSSGILGNIFHEFNDIIIPLFITTSHFKSEVLFILEDYDAWFVTKFSKILSRLSRYHVMNPAANATVHCFPGMILGLRYHDNLALNPGDIPGGYSMRDFRQFLATAYSLKFAHVSQVIAEEPTVMLLSREKTRKFLNEDEIVSMIQGLGFRVVVARTKDAMNLDEFGNMINSCAVLVGAHGAGLTNELFLPAGAVMVQVEPVGVEWAASKYYGDPAGAMGVHYLRYKIEPEESSLVELYGRNDSVITDPESFYGMGYRLARSVYLEQQDIRVNVARFRNTMVQALELVTK, from the exons ATGGAGAAGAGTAGGAGAAGGCTAAAGCTATGCAGTGCAGCCCCACTAACAGCCTCACTAATCATCCTTTTCctaattcttcatttttatggTGCAAATATTGTCTCATTTTATCAAT GGTCAACAAGATCTCAATTTGAAGACCAAAACTCATTCAATTCACTCATTGCAAGACTCGTTAGAG GAGAAGATCGGAGAAAGCTGCAAACGACAGGCTACGCTTGTGATGTCACCGAAAACTCCCTGGTTTGTGTAACAAACCACGGAGTAAGAATCAAGACCAACAAGGATATTATTGCGTACACTGAAAACTCCGGGCGAGAAGCGAGCAGCATGAAGCCGTACGCTCTGCAGAAAGATAAGTACCTTCTACAGTGGATAACGCCAGTAAAGATATTACATGGGGCCAAAAACCCGCCCGCCTGCCATTACAACCACACTGTCCCCGCAGTGATCTTCTCGTCCGGCATATTGGGGAACATATTCCACGAATTCAACGACATTATCATCCCCCTTTTCATCACAACCAGCCATTTCAAATCCGAGGTCCTCTTCATCTTAGAGGACTATGATGCCTGGTTTGTCACCAAGTTCAGCAAGATCCTGTCGCGCCTGTCTCGTTACCATGTGATGAATCCGGCTGCTAATGCAACCGTCCATTGCTTCCCAGGAATGATCCTGGGGCTCAGGTACCACGACAATCTGGCCCTGAACCCCGGGGACATCCCTGGAGGGTACTCCATGCGCGACTTCAGGCAGTTTCTTGCAACAGCATACAGCCTGAAGTTCGCGCATGTTTCCCAGGTGATTGCAGAAGAGCCAACGGTGATGCTGCTATCGCGCGAGAAAACTAGGAAGTTTTTAAATGAAGATGAGATTGTTAGCATGATCCAAGGACTCGGGTTCAGGGTTGTGGTGGCCCGAACCAAGGATGCCATGAATCTTGATGAGTTCGGGAACATGATAAATTCGTGCGCTGTGCTGGTGGGCGCTCATGGGGCCGGGCTTACGAACGAGCTCTTCTTGCCTGCAGGGGCCGTGATGGTGCAAGTGGAGCCGGTGGGAGTAGAGTGGGCGGCTTCGAAATATTATGGCGACCCGGCTGGGGCAATGGGCGTGCACTACCTGCGTTACAAGATCGAACCGGAGGAGAGCTCATTGGTGGAGTTGTACGGGCGGAATGATTCGGTCATCACGGACCCGGAAAGTTTCTATGGCATGGGTTATCGGCTTGCTCGGTCTGTGTATCTTGAGCAGCAGGATATAAGGGTTAATGTAGCAAGATTTAGAAACACAATGGTTCAGGCACTTGAGCTTGTtacaaaatga
- the LOC125185272 gene encoding alpha-1,3-arabinosyltransferase XAT3-like, which yields MIRELRMEKKVVSRLTPWIFLLAIPLFYFEIIWSNNIQLQQPNLLKIDRKSYQSPHSNKTVQVSFNSLDFLLSRLVQGEEQSNFRATGFSCDAQIHSKHCVTTRPSQIDTATMTVSIPSDGPAQETSLRPYARQEDEILLRKVTPVKIIHGGNTTPSICDHRHSVPAVVFSSSGFAGNVFHEINEIIIPLFITAKLFNSSVLFIMEDYRPSFVAKYGKILNRLSSHPILNPAADRSVHCFPAVVVGLKFHGHLSINANEIPKGLTTPMFRRFLRESLELKYSHVSQIERPAVMLLSRTTTRRIINEEQVVAMMEDLGFRVVVVARAKTVSNINLFSRMINSCSVFVGAHGAGLTNEVFLPDGAVMVQVDLIGLEWAAANYYGDPARGMGVHYLRYKIEPEESSLLKIFGSRSHKAITDPTGAFPLHIGREVYLNGQNVNISIDKFRHTMAMAMSLVQH from the exons ATGATTCGTGAATTGAGAATGGAGAAGAAGGTGGTTTCGCGTCTAACTCCATGGATCTTCTTGCTTGCAATTCCTCTGTTCTACTTTGAAATTATATGGAGCAACAATATTCAACTTCAACAACCTAATCTTCTCAAAATTGATCGCAAATCCTATCAATCTCCACACTCCAACAAAACTGTTCAAGTGAGCTTCAATTCTCTGGATTTTCTCCTCTCCAGATTAGTTCAAG GGGAAGAACAGAGCAATTTCAGAGCCACCGGCTTCTCCTGCGATGCACAGATACACTCAAAGCACTGCGTCACAACCCGACCATCCCAAATCGACACCGCAACCATGACCGTCTCAATCCCCTCCGACGGTCCCGCGCAGGAGACGTCGCTCCGTCCCTACGCGAGGCAGGAGGATGAAATTCTCCTGAGAAAAGTGACTCCGGTGAAGATCATCCACGGCGGCAACACTACGCCGTCGATTTGCGATCACAGGCACAGCGTCCCCGCCGTGGTGTTCTCCTCCAGCGGATTCGCCGGCAACGTCTTCCACGAGATCAACGAAATCATCATCCCTCTGTTTATCACTGCCAAACTATTCAACTCGAGCGTGCTCTTCATCATGGAGGATTACAGACCTTCGTTCGTCGCGAAATACGGAAAAATCCTCAATCGCCTCTCGTCGCATCCGATCCTGAACCCCGCCGCCGATCGGAGCGTCCATTGCTTTCCGGCGGTGGTGGTCGGGCTTAAGTTTCACGGCCATTTATCAATTAATGCTAATGAGATTCCAAAGGGGCTCACCACGCCGATGTTCCGGCGGTTTCTCCGGGAATCGCTGGAACTCAAGTACAGCCACGTGTCACAGATCGAGAGGCCGGCGGTGATGCTTTTGTCGCGGACGACGACGAGGAGGATCATCAACGAAGAGCAAGTTGTGGCTATGATGGaggatttagggtttagggtagTAGTGGTGGCGAGAGCGAAAACCGTGTCGAACATCAACTTGTTCTCGCGCATGATAAACTCGTGCAGCGTGTTCGTGGGGGCGCACGGGGCCGGCCTCACGAACGAGGTGTTCCTCCCCGATGGGGCAGTGATGGTGCAAGTGGACTTGATCGGGTTGGAATGGGCGGCGGCCAATTACTACGGTGATCCGGCTCGGGGGATGGGTGTGCATTACTTGAGATATAAGATCGAGCCGGAAGAGAGCTCGCTCTTGAAGATATTTGGGTCGCGAAGCCATAAGGCTATCACGGACCCAACGGGTGCATTTCCCCTTCATATAGGAAGGGAAGTGTACCTTAATggacaaaatgtcaatattagTATTGACAAGTTTAGGCACACTATGGCTATGGCCATGAGCCTCGttcaacattaa
- the LOC125185159 gene encoding protein NRT1/ PTR FAMILY 7.3-like — protein MGSLELYKAKKLKEEEYTGDGSVDFDGQPAIRDRTGKWSAGTIILLNQGLATLAFYGVEVNLVLFLTRVLQQDNAEAANTVSKWTGTVYIFSLLGAFLSDSYWGRYKTCAIFQAIFVIGLVLLSLSTQVFFLKPGGCGDETTKCNMHSSWELRLFYFSIYMVALGNGGYQPNTATFGADQFDKGDPKEGYSKAAFFSYFYLALNIGELFSNTILLYFEDEGLWALGFWASTASATLALLLFLGGTKRYRHFKPSGNPLSRISQVLVAAIKKCSVRIPPDEDAANLYEPEGSKNGARKMLHTQGIKFLDRAAFVTAQDEEELKKSEHKNNPWRLCSISQVEEVKCILRLLPIWLCTIIYSVVFTQMASIFVEQGDAMNTQISTFRIPAASISCFNLLSVALFIVLYRRVVDPAVRLVRKDSKGLTELQRMGIGLVIAVMAMVSAGIVEWYRLKYARRDCKQCQGSSTLSILWQVPQYGLIGASEVFMYVGQLEFFNAQAPEGLKSFGSALCMTSISLGNYVSSLLVSIVMKISTEDNVPGWIPGNLNRGHLDRFYFLLAGLTAVDLVIYVGCASWYKNIKFRGEEEDDEEDYDEV, from the exons ATGGGATCCTTAGAATTATACAAG gctaaaaaattgaaggaaGAAGAATACACAGGTGATGGAAgtgttgattttgatggaCAGCCGGCTATTCGAGACCGAACTGGGAAATGGTCTGCTGGGACCATCATACTAT TGAATCAAGGCCTAGCAACACTAGCATTTTACGGTGTGGAAGTGAATCTGGTGCTGTTTCTAACAAGAGTGCTGCAGCAAGACAATGCCGAAGCAGCCAACACCGTTAGCAAATGGACCGGCACTGTCTACATCTTCTCTCTACTTGGTGCTTTCCTTAGTGACTCTTATTGGGGAAGATACAAAACTTGTGCCATCTTTCAAGCAATCTTTGTAATT GGTCTAGTGCTCTTGTCACTATCCACACAGGTGTTCTTCCTCAAACCCGGGGGCTGTGGGGACGAGACGACCAAATGCAACATGCATTCCAGTTGGGAGCTGAGGCTCTTCTACTTCTCTATATACATGGTGGCTCTTGGCAACGGCGGCTACCAGCCTAACACAGCCACATTTGGTGCTGATCAATTCGACAAAGGGGATCCGAAAGAGGGCTATTCCAAAGCGGCCTTTTTCAGCTACTTCTACCTTGCATTGAACATTGGCGAACTCTTCTCCAACACTATATTGCTATacttcgaagacgaaggcctGTGGGCCCTCGGGTTCTGGGCCTCCACCGCCTCTGCCACCCTCGCCCTGCTCCTCTTCCTCGGAGGCACCAAGCGCTACCGCCATTTCAAGCCCAGCGGCAACCCCCTCTCCCGCATTTCCCAAGTCTTGGTTGCCGCCATCAAGAAGTGCAGCGTGAGGATCCCACCGGACGAGGACGCTGCCAACTTGTACGAACCCGAGGGATCCAAGAACGGAGCCCGAAAGATGCTCCACACGCAGGGGATCAA ATTCTTGGACAGGGCAGCATTTGTGACAGCGCAGGACGAGGAGGAGCTGAAGAAGAGCGAGCACAAGAACAACCCGTGGCGGCTCTGCTCCATCTCCCAAGTGGAGGAGGTGAAGTGTATACTGAGGCTTCTCCCCATCTGGCTCTGCACCATCATCTACTCCGTCGTGTTCACGCAGATGGCCTCCATCTTCGTTGAGCAGGGCGATGCCATGAACACGCAGATCTCCACCTTCCGGATCCCAGCTGCCAGCATATCATGCTTCAACCTCCTCAGCGTGGCCCTCTTCATAGTCCTGTACAGGAGGGTGGTGGACCCAGCCGTGCGCTTGGTGAGGAAGGACTCCAAGGGGCTTACGGAGCTACAACGGATGGGGATCGGGCTGGTGATCGCGGTGATGGCGATGGTGTCTGCAGGGATAGTGGAGTGGTACAGGCTGAAATACGCGAGGAGAGATTGTAAGCAGTGCCAGGGTTCGAGCACGCTGAGCATATTGTGGCAGGTGCCGCAATACGGGCTGATAGGGGCGTCGGAGGTGTTCATGTACGTAGGGCAGCTGGAGTTCTTCAACGCACAGGCACCAGAGGGGCTGAAGAGCTTCGGGAGCGCGCTGTGCATGACGTCGATATCGCTGGGGAATTACGTGAGCAGCTTGCTGGTGTCGATAGTGATGAAGATATCGACGGAGGACAACGTGCCCGGGTGGATACCGGGGAACCTCAACAGGGGGCATCTGGATAGGTTCTACTTTTTGCTGGCCGGGCTGACGGCGGTAGATCTCGTGATATATGTGGGCTGCGCGTCGTGGTACAAGAACATCAAGTTTAgaggggaagaagaagatgatgaagaggaTTATGATGAGGTGTGA
- the LOC125224312 gene encoding alpha-1,3-arabinosyltransferase XAT3-like encodes MKLEKDQKKMVFGVTPFLLLLSLPFLCVGADFLWGNRITFHQWMQNFSGVRSAMKTVDDKEFINFHLVRLVRGEDRRKLDDTGFACHRAFHSVHCVSTKPVLIETGNMTVYVPSDDEWENETVVRPYPWQGYAVNEISPVRIIQYSNATAPPPCDFRHRVPAVVFSSGYIGNTYHEMSEIIIPLYITTRHFQTRVAFVVEDYKPSFVAKYNAILTRLTAHEVINPAANATAVHCFPASVVGLKYHGILKVNSTDIPGGYGMPEFKLFLREIFSLTYSHVSEISRPRLLLLSRTKSRKFLNEDEMITVMQEVGFEVVVVRGSKVASNLTRMARLVNSCSVIVGVHGAGLANDVFMAKGGVVVQVEPLGTEWISKVMFGDTARAMGLHHLRYKIEEEESSLVKLYGRNSSVVTDPGSVYRDGGYMTARAVFIDQQNVKINLARFRSTIVEALSIVSD; translated from the exons ATGAAGCTGGAGAAAGATCAGAAGAAGATGGTTTTTGGTGTCACTCCCTTCCTTTTACTACTTTCCTTGCCGTTTCTCTGTGTCGGTGCCGATTTCCTCTGGGGAAACAGAATTACCTTCCATCAAT GGATGCAGAACTTTTCCGGCGTAAGATCTGCGATGAAGACAGTAGACGACAAGGAATTCATCAATTTCCATTTAGTAAGACTAGTCAGAG GGGAGGATCGGAGGAAGCTTGACGATACAGGCTTTGCCTGCCACAGAGCCTTCCACTCCGTCCACTGCGTATCGACTAAACCCGTACTAATTGAGACCGGAAACATGACGGTCTACGTTCCGTCCGACGACGAGTGGGAAAACGAGACGGTGGTCCGTCCCTACCCGTGGCAGGGATACGCCGTGAACGAAATCTCCCCTGTCCGGATAATCCAGTACAGCAACGCCACAGCTCCTCCGCCGTGCGATTTCCGCCACCGCGTCCCCGCCGTGGTGTTTTCCTCCGGCTACATCGGAAACACGTACCACGAAATGAGCGAGATCATCATCCCCCTCTACATCACCACGCGCCACTTCCAGACGCGCGTGGCTTTCGTCGTCGAGGACTACAAGCCCTCCTTCGTCGCCAAATACAACGCCATCCTAACTCGTCTCACGGCCCACGAGGTGATCAATCCGGCCGCGAATGCCACCGCCGTCCACTGCTTCCCTGCCTCAGTAGTCGGGCTGAAATACCACGGCATACTGAAG GTGAACTCCACGGACATCCCAGGAGGGTACGGAATGCCAGAATTCAAGCTTTTCCTCCGTGAGATCTTCAGTCTAACGTATTCCCACGTCTCGGAAATCTCTAGACCGAGGCTACTTCTTCTGTCGCGCACGAAATCGAGGAAGTTCCTCAACGAAGACGAGATGATCACCGTGATGCAAGAGGTAGGGTttgaggtggtggtggtgaggGGGTCGAAAGTGGCGTCGAATCTGACACGGATGGCGCGGCTAGTGAACTCGTGCAGCGTGATCGTGGGCGTGCACGGGGCCGGGCTAGCAAACGACGTGTTCATGGCAAAGGGAGGCGTGGTCGTGCAAGTGGAGCCGCTCGGGACAGAGTGGATTTCGAAGGTGATGTTTGGAGACACGGCCCGGGCGATGGGGCTGCACCACCTGCGGTACAAGATTGAGGAGGAAGAGAGCTCGCTGGTGAAGCTATACGGCCGGAATAGCTCGGTGGTGACCGATCCGGGATCCGTGTACCGAGACGGTGGCTACATGACTGCCAGAGCTGTTTTTATTGATCAACAAAATGTGAAGATCAATCTTGCTCGATTTAGGTCGACCATTGTTGAAGCGCTTAGTATTGTTTCggattaa
- the LOC125222116 gene encoding ribonuclease 3-like protein 2, whose product MEATGYGEVEEISNIDASVGAVENLLGYCFKQKKLLEEALTHSSCSDSASYQRLEFVGDAALGLAVSNFVYLHYPGLDPGRLSLLRAANISTEKLARVAVRHRLYKYVRHNVAVLEEKVNDFVKAVQEEGELEIYGGLVKAPKILADIVESVAAALYVDCNFDLHTTWKIFRHLLEPIVMLNDLEQQPQPVTMLFQLCQKDGNLVDISYRRKGEKTFATVTINREFIASASSEQREMAKLLAAKAALEKLSHKSCNPLKDTIFNQLNMDGEIEEAKQKLYEVCGKKKWPKPNYKILKEGGVAHQKIFTCSVEIEISKGILVMEGKEKPRVREAENSAASVMLFGLRNSNYV is encoded by the exons ATGGAGGCGACCGGATACGGTGAGGTTGAAGAAATATCGAACATTGATGCATCGGTAGGGGCGGTGGAGAATCTCCTCGGTTATTGTTTCAAGCAGAAGAAGCTTCTGGAAGAGGCCTTGACTCACTCCTCGTGTTCCGATTCCGCCTCCTATCAGCGCCTCGAGTTCGTCGGCGACGCCGCTCTTGGCTTGGCCGTCTCCAATTTCGTTTACCTCCACTATCCCGGCCTCGATCCCGGGAGGCTCTCGCTCCTGCGCGCCGCCAACATCAGCACCGAGAAGCTTGCGCGCGTCGCCGTCCGCCACCGCCTCTATAAATACGTACGCCACAACGTTGCTGTGCTTGAAGAAAAG GTTAATGATTTTGTGAAAGCAGTACAAGAGGAGGGGGAATTAGAGATATATGGAGGATTGGTCAAAGCCCCGAAAATTCTTGCGGATATTGTGGAGTCAGTGGCAGCTGCTTTGTATGTTGATTGCAATTTTGATTTACATACTACATGGAAG ATCTTTAGACATCTTCTGGAACCCATTGTAATGCTAAATGATCTGGAGCAGCAACCACAACCTGTAACTATGCTCTTTCAGTTATGCCAAAAGGATGGAAACCTGGTTGATATAAGTTACAGGAGGAAAGGAGAGAAAACATTTGCTACTGTTACCATCAATCGGGAGTTTATTGCCTCTGCTTCTTCTGAGCAAAGAGAAATGGCAAAGCTCCTTGCTGCGAAGGCTGCTCTTGAAAAGCTGTCTCATAAATCTTGCAACCCATTGAAGGATACCATATTCAACCAACTCAATATGGATGgtgaaattgaagaagcaaaaCAGAAGCTGTATGAGGTGTGTGGCAAGAAGAAATGGCCGAAACCAAACTACAA AATCCTTAAAGAAGGCGGCGTTGCTCATCAGAAGATATTTACATGCTCggttgaaattgaaatatcaaAAGGTATACTTGTGATGGAGGGGAAAGAGAAGCCAAGAGTGAGAGAGGCAGAGAACTCAGCAGCTTCAGTAATGCTCTTCGGTCTTAGAAACTCAAACTATGTATGA
- the LOC125218133 gene encoding protein MAIN-LIKE 1-like has product MASSSTGEYPLYCGPEDPSVLYLQPHHITESIISGNDTDTFQPCKLDNNIFQAPMHDRVLGHIERMGFGGVYRCGKPKMLDASLIGALIERWCPETHTFHLPVGEATVTLQDIEMLWGLRVDGEPVILSQVNRTRENWVDTCLSLLGIEPSQAELKLGGFNATTLKDVVRHRLDDDLPEHYYMQHARIFVLLLLGCLILPDTSGRKIPFHHILLLDDENQCSQLSWGAAALATLYHYICDASCQKQKNIGGPLALLQMWAWERIPNIRPEIVDRVKYAGTTPCGIM; this is encoded by the coding sequence ATGGCATCATCATCAACTGGAGAGTATCCTTTGTATTGTGGTCCCGAAGATCCGAGCGTACTTTACTTGCAACCGCATCACATAACTGAAAGCATAATCTCTGGGAATGATACCGACACCTTCCAACCATGCAAATTGGATAATAACATTTTTCAAGCTCCAATGCATGACCGAGTGTTGGGGCATATAGAGCGGATGGGTTTTGGTGGCGTGTACCGTTGTGGAAAGCCGAAGATGTTGGACGCTTCACTTATTGGGGCATTGATTGAGAGGTGGTGTCCCGAGACACACACGTTTCACCTTCCAGTTGGTGAAGCTACAGTGACCCTCCAAGATATCGAGATGCTTTGGGGTTTAAGGGTCGATGGTGAACCAGTTATCCTTTCACAAGTGAACCGCACGAGAGAGAACTGGGTGGATACGTGTTTGTCGCTTTTGGGTATAGAACCTAGTCAGGCTGAATTGAAGTTGGGGGGATTTAATGCCACTACACTGAAGGATGTTGTTAGACACCGTCTTGACGACGATCTACCCGAGCATTATTACATGCAGCATGCACGTATATTTGTGCTACTCCTACTAGGTTGTTTGATCCTCCCAGACACTTCGGGGAGAAAAATTCCCTTCCACCACATTCTATTACTAGATGACGAGAATCAGTGTTCACAACTTAGTTGGGGTGCAGCAGCGCTTGCCACTTTATATCACTACATTTGTGATGCTTCGTGTCAAAAGCAGAAGAATATCGGTGGCCCTTTGGCCCTTCTACAGATGTGGGCTTGGGAGAGGATACCCAATATTCGTCCCGAGATTGTTGATAGGGTTAAGTATGCTGGTACGACACCGTGTGGAATAATGTAA